In Calothrix sp. PCC 7507, one DNA window encodes the following:
- the pyrF gene encoding orotidine-5'-phosphate decarboxylase, with amino-acid sequence MGVEQQIIVALDVPDLKRAIALVDQLPEVSFWKVGLELFTSTGPNILEVLKSRNKRIFLDLKFHDIPNTVAGACRVVAGYGVDLLTIHASAGRDALKAATEAAQTGAAQAGVKPPKLIAIALLTSISARQLAFDLKIPLELPEYALEMALLAQDAGLDGAVCSPQEVVQLRQTCADNFLLVCPGVRPTWADKGDQKRSLTPAQAIIAGADYLVIGRPITAAAEPQLAWERISEEITMAIGNRQ; translated from the coding sequence GTGGGAGTAGAACAGCAAATTATTGTGGCTTTGGATGTACCGGATTTAAAAAGGGCGATCGCTCTTGTAGATCAACTACCAGAAGTCAGTTTCTGGAAGGTGGGTTTAGAGTTATTTACTAGCACTGGGCCAAATATCCTGGAGGTGCTAAAGTCGCGGAATAAGCGTATTTTCCTGGATTTAAAGTTTCACGATATCCCTAACACCGTCGCTGGTGCTTGTCGGGTGGTGGCTGGTTATGGGGTGGATTTGTTGACAATTCACGCTAGTGCTGGTAGAGATGCCCTGAAAGCTGCCACTGAAGCCGCACAAACAGGAGCCGCACAAGCAGGTGTTAAACCACCAAAATTAATCGCTATCGCCCTGTTAACGAGCATTTCCGCGAGACAATTAGCCTTCGACTTGAAAATCCCCCTAGAATTGCCAGAATACGCCCTGGAGATGGCGCTTTTAGCACAAGATGCAGGATTAGATGGGGCAGTGTGTTCACCCCAAGAAGTGGTGCAATTACGGCAAACTTGCGCTGATAATTTTCTGTTAGTTTGTCCAGGGGTTCGTCCTACGTGGGCAGACAAGGGAGATCAAAAGCGATCGCTCACACCCGCCCAAGCTATCATTGCTGGTGCCGATTACCTCGTCATTGGCCGTCCCATTACCGCTGCAGCCGAGCCTCAGTTAGCCTGGGAGAGGATTTCTGAGGAGATAACTATGGCAATAGGCAATAGGCAATAG
- the tyrS gene encoding tyrosine--tRNA ligase, which yields MVQDFPWLRRGIVEIFPQPTDADSDSESLEKCLVTTNRPLRVKLGIDPTGSDIHLGHSIPVRKLRGFQDAGHTAVLIIGDFTARIGDPTGKSEVRRQLTAADVAQNAQTYLDQVRPILDFDTPGRLEVRYNSEWLSGMDLGKILELLSTMTVGQMLAKEGFAERYKKENPIFLHEFLYPLMQGYDSVAVEADVELGGTDQKFNIAVGRDLQRHFGQKPQFGLLLPILIGTDGVQKMSKSLGNYVGLSEHPSQKYQKLQGTPDQLLAQYFELLTDLPLEELPENPRDRQTLLAWEVVRQYHGASAANEAQEAAKSGGKEGAVAEFSLAGVSQFPVKLAYLLNVTGLCKSSGEGKRKIQEGGVRLDGDRISDVDTTFISPVELQGKVLQVGKNKFVRLVP from the coding sequence ATGGTGCAAGATTTTCCTTGGTTGCGTCGTGGAATTGTGGAAATTTTCCCCCAACCAACTGATGCTGATAGCGACAGTGAAAGTTTAGAAAAGTGTTTGGTGACTACCAACAGACCTTTGAGGGTCAAGTTAGGTATTGATCCTACAGGCTCTGATATTCATCTTGGTCATAGCATACCAGTACGAAAACTGCGAGGGTTTCAAGATGCTGGACATACGGCAGTGCTAATTATCGGTGATTTTACGGCTCGCATTGGTGATCCAACTGGTAAATCGGAGGTGCGTCGTCAACTTACAGCAGCAGATGTGGCGCAAAACGCTCAGACTTATCTCGATCAGGTGCGTCCTATCTTGGATTTTGACACACCTGGACGGTTAGAGGTGCGTTATAACTCAGAATGGCTCTCTGGGATGGATTTAGGGAAAATTTTAGAATTACTCTCCACAATGACAGTAGGGCAGATGCTAGCCAAGGAGGGATTTGCAGAACGCTATAAGAAAGAGAATCCAATTTTCCTCCATGAGTTCCTCTATCCCTTGATGCAGGGTTACGATTCTGTTGCTGTTGAGGCTGATGTGGAATTAGGCGGGACTGATCAAAAGTTTAACATTGCTGTGGGGCGAGATTTACAACGCCATTTTGGTCAAAAGCCGCAATTTGGGTTGTTACTGCCGATTTTGATTGGTACTGATGGTGTGCAAAAAATGTCTAAGTCTCTAGGTAATTATGTGGGCTTGTCAGAACACCCATCACAGAAATATCAAAAGTTGCAAGGAACTCCCGATCAACTGCTGGCACAGTATTTTGAACTGTTGACAGATTTGCCTTTAGAAGAATTGCCAGAAAATCCCCGCGATCGCCAAACACTTTTAGCATGGGAAGTTGTCAGACAGTATCATGGCGCATCAGCAGCTAATGAAGCTCAAGAGGCTGCTAAAAGCGGCGGTAAGGAAGGCGCAGTCGCAGAATTTTCCTTGGCTGGGGTGTCACAGTTTCCCGTGAAGTTAGCCTATCTGCTGAATGTTACTGGCTTGTGTAAAAGTAGCGGCGAAGGTAAGCGGAAGATTCAAGAGGGAGGAGTGCGTCTGGATGGCGATCGCATTTCTGATGTCGATACTACTTTCATCTCTCCTGTTGAGTTACAAGGTAAGGTTTTACAAGTAGGTAAAAATAAGTTTGTCCGCTTAGTACCGTAA